A window of Natrinema versiforme contains these coding sequences:
- a CDS encoding RimK family alpha-L-glutamate ligase produces the protein MAVADPVTVGVLSLHTSKETKAILNAVEDLGHDSEWLRTENTSISVRDGSPVLEPDVDVIANRMLLSNTEQPAEELGLVNAFSQLVPTLNTPSAVMTAIHKLSTATALASNDVRTPDVTLALSGDKLNAARERYGEEAVYKTAIGTHGGGTWKVGPDDPINAKVGNRYAFLQELVDQEDVRHRDLRVYVVGGEVVAAMYRYAPDNDWRTNVALGGSVEDATDDLPAEAREMARRAAEVIDLDYAGVDLVEGDEGWFVLEVNPTAGFKGLYEATQMSPAPYIAKLAIERAGGEVDDDRVREIANVLDDSRPAAQPPDAVTADTEPAIIGYTEEVVLSGTSGSKSVLAKSDTGATRTSIDTGLAADIGAGPIKSITRIRSGSSKQSKSRPVVDVVVGVGGNQHTVTASVEDRSHMDYPVLLGRDILENYQVDVSRRIDSDVPDTPEEEE, from the coding sequence ATGGCTGTTGCCGATCCCGTGACGGTCGGGGTATTGAGTCTTCATACGAGCAAGGAAACGAAAGCGATTCTCAACGCGGTGGAAGATCTCGGCCACGACAGCGAGTGGCTTCGCACCGAGAACACGTCGATCAGCGTCCGCGACGGCAGCCCCGTCCTCGAGCCGGACGTCGACGTGATCGCGAACCGAATGCTGCTGTCGAACACCGAACAGCCCGCCGAGGAACTCGGGCTGGTAAACGCGTTCTCGCAGCTCGTCCCGACGCTCAACACGCCGAGCGCGGTGATGACGGCGATCCACAAGCTCTCGACGGCGACCGCGCTCGCGTCGAACGACGTTCGGACGCCCGACGTGACGCTCGCTCTCAGCGGCGATAAGCTCAATGCCGCCCGCGAGCGCTACGGCGAGGAGGCCGTCTACAAGACCGCGATCGGCACCCACGGCGGCGGGACGTGGAAGGTCGGCCCCGACGACCCGATCAACGCCAAGGTGGGCAACCGGTACGCCTTCCTGCAGGAACTGGTCGACCAGGAAGACGTCCGCCATCGCGACCTGCGCGTCTACGTCGTCGGCGGCGAGGTCGTCGCCGCGATGTACCGCTACGCGCCGGACAACGACTGGCGGACCAACGTCGCGCTGGGCGGCTCCGTCGAGGACGCGACCGACGACCTCCCCGCGGAAGCCCGCGAGATGGCCCGGCGCGCAGCCGAGGTCATCGACCTCGACTACGCCGGCGTCGACCTCGTCGAGGGCGACGAGGGCTGGTTCGTCCTCGAGGTCAACCCGACGGCGGGGTTCAAGGGGCTCTACGAGGCGACCCAGATGAGCCCGGCACCCTACATCGCGAAACTGGCGATCGAGCGCGCGGGCGGCGAGGTCGACGACGACCGCGTCCGGGAAATCGCGAACGTCCTCGACGACTCTCGGCCGGCGGCCCAGCCGCCGGACGCGGTCACGGCGGATACGGAACCCGCGATCATCGGCTACACCGAAGAGGTCGTTCTCTCCGGGACGAGCGGCTCGAAGTCCGTCCTCGCCAAGTCCGACACCGGCGCGACGCGAACGAGCATCGACACCGGCCTCGCCGCGGATATCGGTGCCGGCCCGATCAAGTCGATTACCCGCATCCGCTCGGGGAGCAGCAAGCAGTCCAAGAGCCGCCCCGTCGTCGACGTCGTCGTCGGTGTCGGCGGCAACCAACACACCGTCACGGCAAGCGTCGAGGACCGCAGCCACATGGACTACCCCGTCCTGCTCGGTCGAGACATCCTCGAGAACTATCAGGTCGACGTGAGCCGCCGGATCGATAGCGACGTTCCCGATACGCCGGAAGAAGAGGAGTAG
- a CDS encoding flippase: MNREDHIVSGFKATLVARAIYMASSALLMFVLSRYLLEPDGYGALYWAIGVLTIVQLFADLGLSKSVARYISEYRESDPGQIPHLIKTVITAKIVLLTVVGYVLLLFHEQIAIALGDPGAAPFLAAGVLYLVVFSGSTFSQVALQGFNHLGYSAIVQAVSGAGRFLFAVAFVLMGLGALGALFGYIVGYAIAAAVGLTILYYGFYTRYDTAEEYEDGLARRLIEYSIPLTATRSANVIDKQIDIVLVGVFLNPAAVAFYTLAKQITDFVLAPAESLGFTISPNFGEQKAAGQLEEARRIYETSLTNILLLYIPAAVGLAIVAEPFLTMVIGNDYAGAVPVLQVLAGFVVLQAITNLTSDSLDYLGRARSRAIAKGGTAVANFGLNILLIPTIGVVGAALATVATHTVYVAVNLYIVHTELGLNVTRIARTTGLICGITGIMGVAVLLVTPLVSNLVMLFGAIAVGAITWGVLAVMSGLVDPGQVRSVIG; the protein is encoded by the coding sequence ATGAACAGGGAAGACCACATCGTCAGCGGCTTCAAGGCAACGCTCGTCGCGCGCGCGATCTACATGGCATCGAGCGCGCTGCTAATGTTCGTCCTGTCGCGGTACCTGCTCGAGCCGGACGGGTACGGCGCGCTGTACTGGGCGATCGGGGTGTTGACCATCGTCCAACTGTTCGCGGATCTCGGGCTCAGCAAGTCCGTCGCGCGGTACATTTCGGAGTACCGCGAGTCGGATCCCGGGCAGATACCCCATCTGATCAAGACGGTGATCACGGCCAAGATCGTCCTGCTCACGGTCGTCGGCTACGTCCTCTTGCTCTTTCACGAGCAGATTGCGATCGCGCTCGGCGATCCGGGCGCGGCCCCGTTTCTCGCCGCGGGCGTGCTCTACCTCGTCGTCTTCTCGGGAAGCACCTTCTCGCAGGTCGCGCTCCAAGGCTTCAACCACCTCGGCTACAGCGCGATCGTACAGGCGGTCAGCGGTGCCGGTCGGTTCCTCTTCGCCGTCGCGTTCGTCCTCATGGGACTCGGGGCGCTCGGTGCCCTCTTCGGATACATCGTCGGCTACGCCATCGCGGCCGCCGTCGGACTGACGATCCTCTACTACGGCTTCTACACTCGGTACGACACGGCCGAGGAGTACGAGGACGGCCTCGCGCGCCGACTGATCGAGTACAGCATCCCGCTGACGGCGACCCGGAGCGCGAACGTCATCGATAAGCAGATCGACATCGTGCTGGTCGGCGTCTTCCTCAATCCCGCCGCGGTCGCGTTCTATACCCTCGCAAAGCAGATCACGGACTTCGTCCTCGCGCCGGCGGAGTCGCTCGGCTTTACCATCTCGCCGAACTTCGGCGAGCAGAAAGCCGCCGGCCAACTCGAGGAGGCCAGACGGATTTACGAGACCTCGCTGACGAACATCCTGTTGCTCTACATTCCGGCCGCGGTCGGCCTCGCGATCGTCGCGGAACCGTTCCTGACGATGGTGATCGGGAACGACTACGCGGGCGCGGTCCCCGTCCTGCAGGTGCTGGCCGGGTTCGTCGTGTTGCAGGCGATCACGAACCTGACCAGCGACAGTCTCGATTACCTCGGTCGCGCCCGATCGCGCGCCATCGCGAAAGGCGGGACGGCCGTCGCCAACTTCGGGCTGAACATCCTGCTGATTCCGACGATCGGGGTCGTCGGCGCCGCGCTCGCGACGGTCGCGACCCACACGGTGTACGTCGCGGTGAACCTCTACATCGTCCACACCGAGCTCGGGCTGAACGTTACTCGGATCGCCCGCACAACCGGCCTCATCTGCGGGATCACGGGCATCATGGGAGTTGCGGTGTTGCTCGTGACGCCGCTGGTCTCGAATCTGGTCATGCTGTTCGGCGCGATCGCCGTCGGGGCGATCACGTGGGGGGTGCTCGCGGTGATGAGCGGGCTGGTCGATCCCGGACAGGTGCGATCGGTCATCGGGTGA
- a CDS encoding GNAT family N-acetyltransferase has product MEIREATSSDAEAIRSIARDSLNSTYTTFLEEETIDAAIEQWYGDSLTEELEDDRALFLVVERDGEIAGFSQSELVGQQSKTGHLLWLHIHPDHRGDATGVRLLVRTREGLLKEGADGIQCFVLADNEGGNEFYRAHGFEQAGQREVEIGSETFTENVYVESDLEDDGEWGAIDETVVDGETVYVSYGEAARGTRSPFYTAYKSADRHDRYAWFCGNCDSIDNAMDAMGRIECNSCGNRRKATRWDASYL; this is encoded by the coding sequence ATGGAGATCCGTGAGGCTACCAGTTCGGACGCCGAAGCGATTCGCTCGATCGCCCGCGACTCGCTCAACTCCACGTATACGACCTTCCTCGAGGAGGAGACCATCGACGCCGCGATCGAGCAGTGGTACGGCGACTCGCTTACCGAGGAACTCGAAGACGACCGCGCGCTCTTCTTGGTCGTCGAACGCGACGGGGAGATCGCCGGCTTCTCCCAGAGCGAGCTGGTCGGCCAGCAGTCGAAGACCGGACACCTCCTCTGGTTGCACATCCACCCAGACCACCGCGGCGACGCGACGGGCGTGCGACTGCTCGTCCGCACCCGTGAAGGGTTACTCAAGGAGGGGGCCGACGGCATCCAGTGTTTCGTCCTCGCGGACAACGAGGGCGGCAACGAGTTCTACCGGGCCCACGGCTTCGAACAGGCCGGCCAGCGCGAGGTCGAGATCGGCTCGGAGACGTTCACCGAGAACGTCTACGTCGAATCCGACCTCGAGGACGACGGCGAGTGGGGTGCGATCGACGAGACCGTGGTCGACGGCGAGACGGTCTACGTGAGCTACGGCGAGGCCGCCCGCGGCACGCGGTCGCCGTTTTACACGGCCTACAAGAGCGCCGACCGGCACGATCGGTACGCGTGGTTCTGTGGCAACTGCGACTCGATCGACAACGCGATGGACGCGATGGGGCGGATCGAATGCAACAGCTGTGGCAATCGGCGGAAAGCGACCCGGTGGGACGCCTCGTACCTGTAA
- a CDS encoding succinylglutamate desuccinylase/aspartoacylase family protein, with protein sequence MSDDAAATEPPDQPGSDATAEPFTYNGGRVDPGESANIRYGISETYLGDPVRIPVTVINGELPGPTVFLSAAAHGDELNGIEVVREVAHDWDHSVLHGTLVCLPVMNVPGFLAQERYLPIYDRDLNRSFPGREGSTSARRMAHRIFTNFIEPCDLGVDFHTSTRGRTNMLHVRANMERSDVGRLAKAFSSNVIIAGEGPSGTLRREATEAGIPAITVEMGEAHRFQRRLIDRALTGVASVLAEFGLHRESSVHWPGWRTVIDDDNEKTWLRADAGGIVDMKCGRGTLVKEGEVICTITNPFKEEEDIVTVEAPFTGLIVGILENPVVYPGNPLCHLVGLSPDTLTALERERTTERSRSELRQND encoded by the coding sequence ATGAGCGACGACGCGGCGGCGACCGAACCGCCCGATCAGCCCGGCTCCGACGCGACGGCCGAACCGTTCACGTACAACGGCGGCCGGGTCGATCCCGGCGAGTCGGCGAACATCCGCTACGGCATCAGCGAGACGTACCTCGGGGACCCCGTCAGGATTCCCGTCACGGTGATCAACGGCGAGTTGCCGGGACCGACGGTCTTCCTCTCGGCGGCGGCCCACGGCGACGAACTCAACGGAATCGAGGTCGTCCGCGAGGTCGCCCACGACTGGGACCACTCCGTGCTCCACGGGACGCTGGTCTGTCTGCCCGTGATGAACGTCCCCGGCTTCCTCGCCCAAGAGCGATATTTGCCGATCTACGATCGGGACCTGAACCGGTCGTTCCCCGGCCGCGAGGGGTCGACCAGCGCCAGACGGATGGCCCACCGAATCTTCACGAACTTCATCGAGCCCTGCGACCTCGGGGTCGATTTCCACACGTCGACGCGCGGGCGAACGAACATGCTCCACGTCCGGGCCAACATGGAACGATCGGACGTGGGCCGACTCGCCAAGGCGTTCAGTTCCAACGTCATCATCGCGGGGGAGGGCCCATCGGGCACGCTCCGACGCGAGGCGACCGAAGCCGGAATCCCCGCGATCACCGTCGAGATGGGCGAGGCCCACCGGTTCCAGCGGCGGCTGATCGACCGCGCGCTCACCGGCGTCGCGAGCGTGCTGGCCGAGTTCGGCCTGCACCGGGAGTCGTCGGTTCACTGGCCCGGCTGGCGGACCGTCATCGACGACGACAACGAGAAGACGTGGCTCCGCGCCGACGCCGGCGGCATCGTCGACATGAAATGCGGCCGCGGCACGCTCGTCAAGGAGGGCGAAGTGATCTGTACCATTACGAACCCCTTCAAGGAAGAGGAAGACATCGTCACCGTCGAGGCCCCCTTTACCGGGCTCATCGTCGGCATCCTCGAGAATCCGGTCGTCTATCCGGGGAACCCGCTCTGTCACCTCGTCGGCCTCTCGCCGGACACGCTCACGGCCTTGGAGCGCGAGCGGACGACGGAGCGTTCGCGGTCCGAACTCCGACAGAACGACTGA
- the sdhC gene encoding succinate dehydrogenase, cytochrome b556 subunit: MSQSYNRGLIEDFGRWKEFSAGMWAWIFHKFTGWVLIGYLFTHIAVLSTSIGAASESQQVIEAQNDIYTTTLQGLEGLFLIRLLEVGLLAVAVFHILNGLRLLMVDLGVGLEAQDKSFYASLVLTGAITVASVPTFLTGVGI, translated from the coding sequence ATGAGTCAGTCTTACAATCGCGGTCTCATCGAGGACTTCGGTCGCTGGAAGGAGTTCTCGGCCGGCATGTGGGCGTGGATCTTCCACAAGTTCACCGGATGGGTCTTGATCGGCTACCTGTTCACCCATATCGCCGTGCTGAGCACGTCTATCGGTGCTGCGAGTGAGAGTCAACAAGTCATCGAAGCACAGAACGATATTTACACCACGACGCTGCAGGGACTCGAGGGGCTGTTCCTCATCCGACTGCTCGAGGTGGGCCTGCTCGCGGTGGCCGTCTTCCACATCCTGAACGGCCTCCGCCTGCTGATGGTCGATCTCGGCGTCGGACTTGAGGCACAGGACAAGAGTTTCTACGCCTCGCTGGTGCTGACGGGTGCGATCACCGTCGCCAGCGTCCCGACCTTCCTGACGGGGGTGGGGATCTGA
- a CDS encoding succinate dehydrogenase hydrophobic membrane anchor subunit, with protein sequence MAERYSSFTPGGTGWFLQRVTAAFLVVVLAFHFFLLHFVNHAYEVTFMGTQARMENIGYFLTMVLFLITATFHGVNGVYNALVNQGLEGTQKKVVLAVLVIASLALVAQGTYVALTMRGMI encoded by the coding sequence ATGGCGGAACGATACTCCTCCTTCACCCCCGGCGGAACCGGCTGGTTCCTCCAACGAGTCACGGCGGCGTTTCTCGTCGTGGTTCTCGCCTTCCACTTCTTCCTCTTACACTTCGTCAACCACGCGTACGAGGTAACCTTCATGGGCACTCAGGCCCGAATGGAGAACATCGGGTACTTCCTGACGATGGTCCTGTTCCTGATTACTGCCACGTTCCACGGCGTCAACGGCGTCTACAACGCGCTGGTCAATCAGGGCCTCGAAGGAACCCAAAAGAAGGTCGTGCTGGCAGTGCTGGTCATCGCGAGTCTCGCCCTCGTCGCACAGGGCACCTACGTCGCACTCACGATGCGAGGGATGATCTGA
- a CDS encoding succinate dehydrogenase/fumarate reductase iron-sulfur subunit, with protein sequence MSTQQAEPETQEAPEDPEMKGAESPAAEERKGGGMVDEHAEKKAELEGETVHLKVFRYDPEVEGKQEPRFDDFHVPFEKGMTVLDSVMYARDEYDSSLTFRHSCRQAVCGSDAFFVNGKQRLGCKTQISELEQPVRIEPLPHQEVVKDLVVDMDHFYDQMHTVEPYFQDEDTPPVDDLEEQRQSPENREKIKMSSRCIWCGACMSSCNIAAGDNEYLGPAAINKAYKFAMDDREGEEIKEHRLRILEQEHGVWRCQTQFSCTEVCPKDIPLTEHIQELKREAVKKNLKFW encoded by the coding sequence ATGAGTACGCAACAAGCCGAACCCGAAACGCAGGAAGCACCGGAAGACCCGGAGATGAAAGGCGCGGAGTCGCCGGCCGCCGAAGAGCGGAAAGGCGGCGGCATGGTCGACGAACACGCCGAAAAGAAGGCCGAACTCGAGGGCGAGACGGTCCACCTCAAGGTGTTCCGCTACGACCCCGAAGTCGAGGGCAAGCAGGAACCCCGCTTCGACGACTTCCACGTCCCCTTCGAGAAGGGGATGACGGTCCTCGACTCGGTCATGTACGCCCGCGACGAGTACGACTCGTCGCTGACGTTCCGCCACTCCTGTCGACAGGCTGTCTGTGGCTCCGACGCCTTCTTCGTCAACGGCAAGCAGCGACTGGGCTGTAAGACCCAGATCTCGGAACTCGAGCAGCCCGTTCGCATCGAGCCCCTGCCCCATCAGGAGGTCGTCAAGGATCTGGTCGTCGACATGGACCACTTCTACGACCAGATGCATACGGTCGAGCCGTACTTCCAGGACGAGGACACGCCCCCGGTCGACGACCTCGAGGAACAGCGCCAGAGTCCGGAAAACCGCGAGAAGATCAAGATGTCCTCGCGGTGTATCTGGTGTGGCGCGTGTATGTCCTCGTGTAACATCGCGGCCGGCGACAACGAGTACCTGGGTCCGGCGGCGATCAACAAGGCCTACAAGTTCGCCATGGACGACCGCGAGGGCGAGGAGATCAAGGAGCACCGACTCCGCATTCTCGAGCAGGAACACGGCGTCTGGCGGTGCCAGACCCAGTTCTCCTGTACCGAGGTGTGTCCGAAGGACATTCCGCTCACCGAGCACATTCAGGAGCTCAAGCGGGAAGCAGTCAAGAAGAACCTGAAGTTCTGGTAA
- a CDS encoding FAD-binding protein has product MYEHDVIVVGAGGAGLRAAIAAHEAGADVAMVSKLHPVRSHTGAAEGGINAALQEGDDWELHAYDTMKGSDYLGDAPAVETLAQDAPEETINLEHWGMPFSREEDGRVSQRPFGGLSYPRTTYAGAETGHHLLHTMYEQVVKRGIQVYDEWYVMDLATTDESDPNDRECHGVVAYDVQSGNIEGFKANQGVVLATGGPGQAFDHTTNAVSCTGDGHAMAYRAGAPIEDMEFIQFHPTSLPSTGVLISEGVRGEGGILYNNEGERFMFEHGYANNSGELASRDVVARAELTEVNEGRGVEDEYVHLDMRHLGEERIMDRLENILHLAEDFEGVDGLVEPMPVKPGQHYAMGGIEVDENGQTCVNGLYAAGECACVSVHGGNRLGGNALPELIVFGKRAGRHAAGDDLGEPEIRTGYGDDVEDETETELPVQPGEAGLDTTGGVAADGGVTADAEGILERTVETARDRVDTLMDKEDGVQHAEIRAKLQKAMTDYVNVFRTEEGVKKALEIIRECRQEYQDVYVDDPSKTFNTDLQQTIETRNLIDVAETIALGALVRNEFRGAHWRQENQIRDDENWLKHTLISWDDGEPSIFYRPVILEGQNKTYEPKERSY; this is encoded by the coding sequence ATGTACGAACACGACGTTATCGTGGTCGGCGCCGGCGGCGCCGGCCTCCGGGCCGCGATCGCAGCGCACGAAGCGGGAGCCGACGTGGCGATGGTCTCGAAACTCCACCCCGTCCGCAGCCACACCGGCGCGGCGGAAGGCGGCATCAACGCCGCCCTGCAGGAGGGCGACGACTGGGAACTCCACGCCTACGACACGATGAAGGGCTCGGACTACCTCGGCGACGCCCCGGCGGTCGAGACCCTCGCACAGGACGCCCCCGAGGAGACCATCAATCTCGAGCACTGGGGGATGCCGTTCTCCCGCGAGGAGGACGGTCGGGTCTCCCAGCGTCCGTTCGGCGGACTCTCGTACCCGCGGACCACCTACGCCGGAGCCGAGACGGGCCACCACCTGCTGCACACGATGTACGAGCAGGTCGTCAAACGAGGCATTCAGGTCTACGACGAGTGGTACGTGATGGACCTCGCGACCACCGACGAGTCGGACCCGAACGACCGCGAGTGCCACGGCGTCGTCGCATACGACGTCCAGTCCGGCAACATCGAGGGATTCAAGGCCAATCAGGGCGTCGTTCTCGCGACCGGTGGCCCCGGGCAGGCCTTCGATCACACCACCAATGCCGTCTCCTGTACCGGCGACGGCCACGCGATGGCCTACCGTGCGGGCGCGCCGATTGAGGACATGGAATTCATTCAGTTCCACCCGACGTCGCTACCCTCGACCGGCGTCCTCATTTCCGAGGGCGTCCGGGGCGAAGGCGGCATCCTCTACAACAACGAGGGCGAGCGGTTCATGTTCGAGCACGGCTACGCGAACAACTCCGGCGAACTCGCCTCGCGGGACGTCGTCGCCCGCGCCGAACTCACCGAGGTCAACGAAGGGCGAGGCGTCGAAGACGAGTACGTTCACCTCGACATGCGCCACCTCGGCGAAGAGCGCATCATGGACCGCCTCGAGAACATCCTCCACCTCGCGGAGGACTTCGAGGGCGTCGACGGCCTCGTCGAGCCGATGCCGGTCAAGCCCGGCCAACACTACGCGATGGGCGGCATCGAGGTCGACGAGAACGGCCAGACCTGCGTCAACGGCCTCTATGCCGCCGGCGAGTGCGCCTGCGTCTCCGTCCACGGCGGCAACCGCCTCGGCGGGAACGCCCTGCCGGAACTGATCGTCTTCGGCAAGCGCGCCGGCCGCCACGCCGCCGGCGACGACCTCGGCGAACCCGAGATCCGGACCGGCTACGGCGACGACGTCGAGGACGAGACCGAGACCGAACTGCCGGTTCAGCCCGGCGAAGCGGGACTCGACACGACCGGCGGCGTCGCCGCTGACGGTGGCGTCACCGCCGACGCCGAGGGGATCCTCGAGCGAACGGTCGAAACCGCCCGCGACCGCGTCGACACCCTGATGGACAAGGAAGACGGCGTCCAGCACGCCGAGATCCGCGCCAAGCTCCAGAAGGCCATGACCGACTACGTCAACGTCTTCCGCACTGAGGAGGGCGTCAAGAAGGCACTCGAGATCATCCGTGAGTGCCGACAGGAGTACCAGGACGTCTACGTCGACGACCCCTCGAAGACGTTCAACACGGATCTCCAGCAGACGATCGAGACGCGGAACCTGATCGACGTGGCCGAGACGATCGCGCTCGGCGCGCTCGTGCGCAACGAGTTCCGCGGCGCTCACTGGCGACAGGAGAACCAGATCCGCGACGACGAGAACTGGCTCAAACACACGCTCATCTCGTGGGACGACGGCGAACCCTCGATCTTCTACCGGCCGGTCATCCTCGAGGGGCAGAACAAGACCTACGAGCCGAAAGAACGCAGCTACTGA
- a CDS encoding XapX domain-containing protein, whose translation MSTLLTLLALLTGLLTGALFRFLNVPIPAPPELPGIVGIIGIYIGYRLIEYLDIGVDLLEILGV comes from the coding sequence ATGTCGACGCTACTTACTCTCCTCGCGCTCCTAACCGGATTGCTGACCGGCGCACTGTTCCGGTTTCTCAACGTCCCGATCCCCGCCCCGCCGGAACTCCCCGGAATCGTGGGTATCATCGGGATCTACATCGGCTACAGGCTGATCGAGTACCTCGACATCGGCGTTGACCTCCTCGAGATACTCGGCGTATAG
- a CDS encoding TrmB family transcriptional regulator, with the protein MNQTATTDLDVSIPTDLDSARAKLVYLYLAASDGATADDLCDDLAVTKGTILSITGTLRDRGYLERQDGRYELA; encoded by the coding sequence ATGAACCAAACAGCGACGACGGACCTCGACGTGTCGATCCCGACCGATCTCGATTCCGCTCGCGCGAAGTTGGTGTACCTGTATCTGGCCGCCAGCGACGGCGCGACCGCCGACGACCTCTGTGACGACCTCGCGGTCACGAAGGGGACGATCCTCTCGATCACCGGAACGCTTCGGGACCGGGGCTATCTCGAGCGGCAGGACGGACGGTACGAACTCGCCTGA
- a CDS encoding HD domain-containing protein, protein MSDPAVDEDSRRVYTPDDDHNFPDEKLNSVLEFIDDDEEITTYLEAQNVNAVDRMRYNDHGTKHIEIVRNRALCLYDLLKAGEVDFNGARQQGLAEEDESVIVALAATLHDVGHVVHRDSHAYYSIPLAADILDRILPEFYDIAETVRMKGEVLHAILCHHTAETPLTTEAGVIRVSDALDMERGRSRIPYEHGGRGINTLSSQAISSVSLQRGDTTPVMVEIAMTNAAGVYQVDNLLKAKLEDSGLEDQIRIVALNTNENREQLVERIEL, encoded by the coding sequence ATGAGCGACCCCGCTGTCGACGAGGACTCCCGCCGCGTCTATACTCCAGACGACGATCACAACTTTCCCGACGAGAAACTGAACTCGGTCCTCGAGTTCATCGACGACGACGAGGAGATCACGACGTATCTCGAGGCCCAAAACGTCAACGCGGTCGACCGGATGCGGTACAACGACCACGGAACGAAACACATCGAGATCGTCCGCAACCGGGCGCTGTGTCTCTACGACCTGCTCAAGGCCGGTGAGGTCGACTTCAACGGCGCGCGCCAGCAGGGACTGGCCGAGGAGGACGAATCGGTCATCGTCGCGCTGGCAGCGACGCTGCACGATGTCGGCCACGTCGTCCACCGCGACAGCCACGCCTACTACTCGATCCCGCTGGCGGCGGACATCCTCGACCGGATCCTCCCCGAGTTCTACGACATCGCCGAGACGGTCCGGATGAAAGGCGAGGTCCTGCACGCGATCCTCTGTCACCACACCGCCGAGACGCCGTTGACCACCGAAGCCGGCGTCATCCGCGTCTCCGACGCCCTCGACATGGAACGCGGCCGTTCGCGCATCCCCTACGAGCACGGCGGCCGGGGCATCAACACCCTCTCGAGTCAGGCCATCAGCAGCGTCTCGCTCCAGCGGGGCGACACCACGCCCGTCATGGTCGAAATCGCGATGACCAACGCCGCCGGTGTCTATCAGGTCGACAACCTACTCAAGGCCAAACTCGAGGACTCCGGCCTCGAGGACCAGATCCGGATCGTCGCGCTCAACACGAACGAGAACCGCGAGCAGTTGGTCGAGCGGATCGAGCTCTAG
- a CDS encoding redoxin domain-containing protein, translating to MVTTGDAAPDFTAPLANGDIEEFTLSERLEDEAPIVLAFFPGAFTGVCTTEMCTFQDRLAAFNDLDATVYGVSRDSPFTLNEFREQNGLEFGLISDYNKDIIDDYGIPMDFADLGVHGVAKRSVFVVDGDGNIAYSWVSDDPGVEPDYDEVEAAVDDLS from the coding sequence ATGGTAACAACTGGAGACGCCGCACCCGACTTCACCGCACCGCTCGCAAACGGCGACATCGAGGAGTTCACGCTCTCCGAGCGCCTCGAGGACGAGGCACCGATCGTCCTCGCGTTCTTCCCCGGCGCCTTTACCGGTGTCTGTACCACCGAGATGTGTACGTTCCAGGACCGACTCGCCGCGTTCAATGACCTCGACGCCACCGTCTACGGCGTCAGCCGCGACTCGCCGTTTACGCTCAACGAGTTCCGCGAGCAGAACGGCCTCGAGTTCGGCCTCATTAGCGACTACAACAAGGATATCATCGACGACTACGGGATCCCGATGGACTTCGCCGATCTGGGCGTCCACGGCGTCGCCAAGCGCTCCGTGTTCGTCGTCGACGGCGACGGCAACATCGCCTACTCGTGGGTCAGCGACGACCCCGGCGTCGAACCCGACTACGACGAGGTCGAGGCCGCGGTCGACGACCTGTCGTAA
- the tatA gene encoding twin-arginine translocase TatA/TatE family subunit: MVAEIAPLFIPGGMGPPELAIILIIAILLFGANKIPKLARSTGEAMGEFQKGREKVETELEEMRETGEYEGDASDADLEEDEEFVDTEPVTTDEETETEPETETN; the protein is encoded by the coding sequence ATGGTAGCCGAAATTGCACCGCTGTTCATCCCCGGCGGCATGGGGCCTCCGGAACTCGCCATCATTCTCATCATTGCAATCTTGCTCTTCGGAGCCAACAAGATTCCGAAGCTGGCACGATCGACCGGTGAGGCGATGGGTGAGTTCCAGAAGGGGCGCGAGAAGGTCGAAACGGAACTCGAGGAAATGCGCGAAACCGGCGAATACGAGGGCGACGCGAGCGATGCCGACCTCGAGGAAGACGAGGAGTTCGTCGACACGGAACCCGTCACCACCGACGAGGAGACCGAGACGGAACCCGAAACGGAAACCAACTAA